AGTTCTTCAAAAATGATTTTGCTTCTTGTTTCAGATTATTTTGATCTTAACCTTAAAAGTCTTAACTCAAAGTTTTTAAATCCTTACTTTACTCATCCAATTAATGAGAAAAACCCGAGAGAAAAAAAATGAAAAATATCATCGTTAAAGGGGCACGGGAACACAACCTGAAAGATATCACTGTGGAGCTCCCGCGGGACAAATTCATCGTTATCACCGGCGTCTCGGGCTCGGGGAAATCTACCCTTGCCTTTGATACTATCTATGCCGAGGGGCAGCGGCGCTATGTGGAGTCCCTCTCTGCTTATGCGCGGCAGTTCCTCGGGCTTATGAACAAGCCGGACGTGGACAGTATTGAAGGACTGTCTCCGGCAATCTCTATAGAGCAGAAAACAACTTCTAAAAACCCCCGGAGTACGGTGGGAACTGTCACTGAAATCTATGACTACCTCAGGCTTCTTTTTGCAAGGGTAGGGACCCCCTATTGTCCTATTCATGACATAAAAATAGAGTCCCAGTCTCCGGAAAGGATCGCGGACAGCCTCAGCAGAGAATGCGAGGGAATGGTTACAATCCTCGCACCCATCGTCCGCCAGAAAAAAGGGACTTACCAGCAGCTTTTCAAGGACCTGAACAGCGAAGGTTTCACGCGGGTCAGGGTAAACGGGGAAATTCACAGGACCGACGACGAGATTACCCTTGACCGCTACAAAAAGCATGATATTGAAGTGGTAATTGACCGCCAGGACCCCACCGAAGACCGGTCAAGGCTTGTTGAAGCCTGCGAAAATGCCCTCAGGAAAGGTGAAGGGCTCTTAATTGCCGTCGATTCCGAAGGAAAAGACCACCTTTATTCTTCAAACATGGCCTGCCCTGTCTGTGGAATGGCTTTTGAGGAACTCCAGCCCAGAATGTTTTCCTTCAATAGTCCCTTCGGGGCATGTGAAGCCTGTAACGGGCTTGGGATTAAGATGGAATTCGATCCTAACCTCATAATTCCTGATAAAAGCCTGTGCATTGCCGACGGAGCCGTTGCTCTTTACAGAAACTACCTTGACGGCTACCGGAGCCAACACCTGGCAGCCGTTGCAAAACATTTCGGTTTTGACATCTTTACCCCTCTTGATACCCTTTCTGAAGAACAATATTCTGCCCTCATGTACGGCTCAGATGATCGGATTCAGTTCAGCATGAGCATGAAAAACGGGGATGCCCAGTGGTCCCATAAAGGCATATGGGAAGGACTTCTTCCACAGTCTGAGAGGCTTTATAACCAGACAAAGTCCGAGTACCGGCGAAAAGAACTCGAGAAGTTCATGCAGGTCCACCCCTGCCCTAAATGTGAAGGCAAGCGTCTGAAAGAAAAGGTCCTTGCAGTTAAGCTCTCCGGAAAGTCAATTGTGGATACAACAGACTTTTCCATTATCCAGTGTATCCGTTTTTTTGAAAACATCACGCTTTCGGAAAAAGAGCAGGAAATCGCAAAACAGGTACTGAAGGAGATTCGTTCCCGGCTTGGTTTCCTTGAGCATGTGGGGCTTGGGTACCTGACCCTTTCCCGTAGTGCAGGCACCCTTTCCGGGGGGGAAGCCCAGAGGATCAGGTTGGCAACCCAGATCGGCTCAAACCTCATGGGAGTGCTCTACGTGCTTGACGAGCCTTCCATAGGGCTGCACCAGAGGGACAACGAGCGGCTTATCCAGACTTTGCAAACCCTCCGGGACCTTGGGAACACTCTCATTGTGGTAGAGCATGACGAGGATACTATCCGGGCTGCGGACTATGTGCTTGATATAGGCCCGGGTGCAGGGATACATGGAGGTTATGTGGTAGCTGAGGGGACGCCCGCAGAAATCGAGAGAAATCCGGGTTCTCTGACAGGCAAGTACCTCTCAGGAGAAAAACAGATTAAACCTCCTGCTCTCCGCCGCCAGAGTGAGGCCTTCGTCCGGTTGAAAGGCTGCCGGGCAAATAACCTGAAGGACATCGATGTGAATATCCCCATAGGGCTTTTCACGGTAATTACCGGGGTTTCGGGTTCCGGGAAATCTACCCTTATCTACGA
The Methanosarcina sp. WWM596 DNA segment above includes these coding regions:
- the uvrA gene encoding excinuclease ABC subunit UvrA, which gives rise to MKNIIVKGAREHNLKDITVELPRDKFIVITGVSGSGKSTLAFDTIYAEGQRRYVESLSAYARQFLGLMNKPDVDSIEGLSPAISIEQKTTSKNPRSTVGTVTEIYDYLRLLFARVGTPYCPIHDIKIESQSPERIADSLSRECEGMVTILAPIVRQKKGTYQQLFKDLNSEGFTRVRVNGEIHRTDDEITLDRYKKHDIEVVIDRQDPTEDRSRLVEACENALRKGEGLLIAVDSEGKDHLYSSNMACPVCGMAFEELQPRMFSFNSPFGACEACNGLGIKMEFDPNLIIPDKSLCIADGAVALYRNYLDGYRSQHLAAVAKHFGFDIFTPLDTLSEEQYSALMYGSDDRIQFSMSMKNGDAQWSHKGIWEGLLPQSERLYNQTKSEYRRKELEKFMQVHPCPKCEGKRLKEKVLAVKLSGKSIVDTTDFSIIQCIRFFENITLSEKEQEIAKQVLKEIRSRLGFLEHVGLGYLTLSRSAGTLSGGEAQRIRLATQIGSNLMGVLYVLDEPSIGLHQRDNERLIQTLQTLRDLGNTLIVVEHDEDTIRAADYVLDIGPGAGIHGGYVVAEGTPAEIERNPGSLTGKYLSGEKQIKPPALRRQSEAFVRLKGCRANNLKDIDVNIPIGLFTVITGVSGSGKSTLIYDTLYKALMKKINKSNVTPGEYDELVFDSELDKVIVIDQSPIGRTPRSNPVTYTKVFDAIRQAFAETKEAKIRGYKAGRFSFNVKGGRCEACQGDGLIKIEMNFLPDVYIECEECKGTRYNRETLEVKYRGKSISDVLDMTVEEAAEHFENVPAIKGKLDTLTRVGLGYIKLGQSSTTLSGGEAQRIKLTRELSKKGTGKTIYLLDEPTTGLHFHDVKKLISVLNSLVAKGNTVVVIEHNLDVIKSADHIIDLGPEGGNAGGEIVATGTPEEIALIPESYTGHFLASRLSARGSSYMESGTQPVEAVFEDGEDL